The following DNA comes from Eretmochelys imbricata isolate rEreImb1 chromosome 2, rEreImb1.hap1, whole genome shotgun sequence.
tggctgctactctgaaactgttgagagagatttcagagtaacagccgtgttagtctgtattcgcaaaaagaaaaggagtacttgtggcaccttagagactaaccagtttatttgagcatgagctttcgtgagctacagctcacttcatcagaatgaTTTGTCTTTCTTTTATCATAGAGTGAGTGGAGCAGTTGTAAGGGCTAGATTCTCTTCTTAGacaattttttcatgctttcttgCCATCTAATCCAGGGCAGAAGTTGGGCCTAACACTATAAATTGTGCCATGTAGACACAACCAGATGTAGAGAGTGGTGCAGAAATGACACTGCTCTATGGAAAGCAACTGTACCTCAAAGGCACCATGCTTCCCAGGGCCCCATAGATGTTCTGGGGTGTGTGTCTGAAATTTGGGACACACCTTTTTGTGCAGCATACCTTTCCATATGCAGCCATACAGCTCTGCTGGCTCGTGCatgagggaggagaaaagggagCCCTGGTTCTGCCTGCTTCTTCCCTTCTACACGTTTCCAGAGAGAAGATTATGAGGTGCAACACCCAGGCAGGGGATCTGATTCTGGGGAGGGGTTACATGGATGCGAGAAGCTGGTCAATTCTTATTTCCCCCAGTCCAGTTCTAGATTTCAAACACCAGTTCAAGAGTCATCAGATCTGCTGCCCAGTAGAAAAACAGACTTTTGCAAAATTCAGGCCTATTAGCAGGATTAGATTTCAAACATCCTCCAAAGTTTAAGGGTGTTTAAATCTGGAGTCTTGGTTCAGGTCCAGTTTCcaggaaacatttttcttctaGAATAGGGTGTTTACCATTATTGCTATTTCTTGTTGGTTGTTTATACAGGACCGAAAGTGTACATGGCACTTTAGAGTGGCAGAGGCGCTAAGGTACCTGCCCAGATAAGTTTGCCGTCTCACTCAGATGGATACAATGCAGGAAATGTTTTACTTGGAGTACTTACGAGTTCTCGTTCTATTAGAAAATGACTGGGAGATTATGCGGATGTAAATGCTGCTTATTTTGCTGTTCTGATTAAGTTCATTAGTAGTATTAACTATTATTGTATAATAAATACCTCACACGCATTTTTGTGTCTTGAAGGAATCTAAGGGACAAGCCCCTGCCCTATGTGGATTTGCTAGTGGGAGCAGCACTTAGCTGTAGAGAGGGGGAGTCAGTTCTCCTGCATGCTACAGGTAGATCTACAGGTCAGTATTTTAATGTTGGATAGGGGTGTGacttttttaataacatttttataCACTagtaaaagccctagtgtagacatggttataccagcaaaagcttttgctggtatagcttagtTCGGTCAGGGAACTGGTGAACTCTACTGATAGAATCactcttttgccagtataagctgtaTCCCACTAGaagggtttgccagtatagctgtcCCTGTATGGCTACAATGGCAAACCTTGTCTAGCACAGACTAGACATTTTCTAGTGGAACGTTTTTCATCTTCACTAATGCTggtttgttgaaatcaaaatgtccTGGGTGACCATGCCAATTCTGACAAAATTCAGGAATAAGCCAGGCAGGTTTCCAGTGTATCCCTGCCTGCCAGGCTGATTTCAAAACCTGCCTTGTTTCCTTTTAGCTCACCTGCCTGGCTTCTCAGCAGCCTGACTGGAATGGGGAGCCTGGAAGCCTGCGAGCCCTGGTTTATGGCTCTTTGGCAGCCTTGTTTCCTTTTAGCTCACCTGCCTGGCTTCTCAGCAGCCTGACTGGAATGGGGAGCCTGGAAGCCTGCGAGCCCTGGTTTATGGCTCTTTGGCAGCCTTGTTTCCTTTTAGCTCACCTGCCTGGCTTCTCAGCAGCCTGACTGGAATGGGGAGCCTGGAAGCCTGCGAGCCCTGGTTTATGGCTCTTTAGAAGACTAGGCTCCCAGGTCTTTCAAGGTCCCCAGCTTCAGAGTAGTCTGGCAGGTCGGCTCCtaaggctcccagctcctcagcagcccaGAAGCCCTGGGAGCTCCCTCTCCCAGATGCCTCAAGCGATGGGTtgtcagggctctgggcagctTGGGAAGCCATAGAAAGGTTGAAATGAAATGTGTTGACTTCTGGGACCTGCTAAATTTagacctgcagcctgagccctgtgagcctaaGTCAACTGATCCATGCTCTGAGACTTGGTTTTTCTATGCAGTGTCAACATACCCTTAGTCACAAACCTGACCCACCAGTCTTCGTTTCACGCACAGGACAGAGTTCCTGCCTAGCCTAGGTCATCCTGTCCTGCCCTTGTGGGCTAGTTTCTGCTAGTGCCCATCTGGCACTCGTCCATTTGATCCCCCAGCTTGGAGGGGATCCTACTAGTAAAGGAAGGCTTAGTGTGTTCTTCTTTTATGTCTTTTTGCAGTTCTGTTTAAAGACAGTGTTGCTCTTTGTCTGTTGAAGATCAAGTGCCACTGACAGTGCATATAAGGCAAATGGTAggtgttaataaaaataaataaataaataaaagctaccACAAAGTTCTGTTATTGTGCTCTCACCAATTTTAGATCGATGAATTCAGTGGAGACTTGTTTTCAATCAATACTAAAAAtaatagggaaagaaaaatagAACAAGTGCATAAGTGTAAGAAAACAAGCCAAGCAAACATGCCAGTTATTtaccattatatatatataaaaagtttgGGAGTGAATTCTGGATCACAAACAGCtgccaataaaaaaataaaagttgaagTGCTCTACAAGCGTGAGCCACTAGGTGGTGGTAAAAACCCAAGCCTTCAGTAATGAAATGTTTGGGAAGAGAAGTTGGAGGCAAAGAAGGGGGTAGAGGAGGAGTCAGATATTGAGCACTGAAGTCATTAACTCTCTGAGACTATATAAGGACAGTTGCAGGGTAAGTAGTTTATACCTGGGCAGCCTTGGCTCTATGAATTTGAACATTCTTTTTTCATTTAGCCCTTGAGGATGGACAGGCAGGAGAGCTGAAACTTGTGACAGCTAGAGGGAAAGAATACAGGATATGAGGAGAAATAGGATCTGAAGGAACAGTCCTGGTAAATAAGTACAACTGCTTCTTAATTGTATAGGAAATGTTACCTTTTAAAATGGAGAGTAGTTTATCTTAAAAACCTTTGAATTTTATTTGCACTGACTGACAGCAAGCTAAATATGTTCTGCTTATTAGGAATTTTATTGCTTATGACATTCTTCTCAAAATATTCTCATTAGTAGGAAAAAAAGCCTTGATTAAAATACCCATAATTTGAATAGAATACCTGTGGCTTTCCTGAGAGAAATTCCCTGTGATTTTAGTGGGcaagttaaaatatttaaatcttaatTACAAGagaataaaacaatgtgaaacctGAAATATATAGATTTGTCTTTTTTAATGGTTTAAAACAGTATTATTAAGCTGAGCATGTTAGTCTGGAGCAGATAAGCTGTTTATATCACAAGTTATGCAAATTTAAGAAGTACAAAGgtcaggaaaaatatttaaatcttttGCTTAAAAGGCTCAGTCATTAATTCTTTCAGGAATTCAAATTTTATCTAAGTATGATCAGATGAGAGGATAcagtctgatctcagttatgAATAGTGCATTCATATGGGTTTTAAGGCTGCCAGGATTGAGACACATGTCAGATACTATTTGTTGTTCTGTAGGAATTTAGCTGAAAATGTTCAGTGTTCACCAGAATTTCCAGATAAAATGTGCTAGCTTCAGGGAAAGACAATCAACACTGGAGAACGAGCAGAAGtctgaggagaaagaaaaaagaaggggaataAATCTGTCTATTAGTTTGTGATTTGAATTTCCCTCCGGAAGAATAGTTGGAAAAGCTCTGTGAATCTATAAAAGGTTAACTTAGAATAAATATAGAATATGGAGCAGTCGTGGGCTGGATATACTGagttaaatagaaatattttattccaTTTGATATTTGCTTTGTCAATTCTTTCCTGTTTTTGTCTTGTTGTTATATTTTTTTTGGCAGGGATTcttgcctttctggaaaatgcaTTTACCACCCTGCTTTACAAGTCCTTTGGAAAGAAGAGAGCATATTTGCCTCCAGAGATGAACTCATCCTATCAGCTACACATTCAAGAACTTAACTTGAGTACTTTTGGCAGCAACTTTACGGTGCCTACTGTCAAGAACAAGTCGTCACCATGTGAGCAAGTGGTCATAGCAGTGGAGGTGTTTCTAATCCTGGGCATTATAAGCCTCCTTGAAAATATCTTGGTCATCTGTGCAATAGTTAAGAACAAGAACTTGCACTCACCTATGTATTTCTTTGTGTGCAGTTTAGCAGTAGCTGACATGCTGGTCAGTGTTTCTAACGCTTGGGAGACCATAACGATATATTTAATAAACAATAAGCATCTAATTATTGAAGATGCTTTTGTACAACATATAGATAATGTTTTTGATTCAATGATCTGCATATCTGTGGTGGCTTCCATGTGCAGTTTGCTGGCTATAGCAGTAGACAGGTATGTCACAATTTTCTACGCCCTGCGTTATCACAACATCATGACAGTGAAAAGATCAGGGCTCATCATTGCATGCATATGGACATTTTGCACTGGCTGTGGCATTATCTTCATTCTTTATTATGAATCAACTTACGTTATCATTTGTCTCATCACAATGTTTTTCACCATGTTATTCCTCATGGTCTCTCTGTACATACATATGTTCCTCCTGGCTCGTACTCATGTCAAGAGAATAGCTGCTTTGCCTGGATACAATTCTGTCCATCAAAGGACCAGCATGAAGGGGGCCATCACTCTGACCATGCTACTAGGCATCTTTATTGTTTGTTGGGCTCCATTTTTTCTCCACCTCATCCTGATGATTTCTTGCCCTCAGAACCTCTACTGTGTTTGCTTTATGTCTCACTTCAACATGTACCTCATCCTTATCATGTGTAACTCAGTGATTGATCCCTTGATCTACGCCTTTCGTAGCCAGGAAATGCGGAAGACCTTCAAAGAGATTATTTGTTGCTATAGCCTGAGAACGGCCTGTGGGTTGCCGAGCAAGTATTaggaaaatgcatttttgaaTGCGGAAACCAAGATGCAACATTACTATTTATCAGGAAAATCATGCATCAAAATTGTTAGCATCTTCTTTCCCCTATTTCTGCTGAAGGACTATAAAATGTCTTTCCACCTTATACTTGTAATGAGGATCATATTTTTATGGAAATTAGAAAGCTGTTTTTCTAGTTTTACGTTATTTGGTCTATTTTCCCCTCCATACACACCCATAACTCTAACTGGCATTAATAGGAGTTAGCATATGCATGTGAATCAAGAGAATAATAGaacacttggggccagattcaaGCCAGGTATCTTATAAAAGTAACAGTAATTTCATCCTTCCCCCCCTTTGATTTTTACGGGCAGGGTACATGAATATGTACATGTGGGTAGGATATCCCTATTTGCCTCACTGCCAAATGCAGTAAGCATTAACTAACACACAACCAATAGTTGGGTTTCTAGTTACATTTTCTTTGGGTACAACATGGCTCATTGTGGCTGTCCGGTGCGAGAATGGACAGGTTTCCTGTCAATTTCTCCATTGACATAAAACCAGAAGAATAACTGTGATTAGCATGAAGTGAAAAATATAATCTGTAAACTTCAGCATTCATATGCCTCAATCAACACAATTATGAACAAGAATTTATATAtgtagatacacacacacatttttgtatCCCAATCATGATTGTTGCATTCACAAAATGCATACTGCACAAGAGGTCAATGTAATTGCAACATTTCCCAGTATTGAGCATAGTATTTTGTGGCACTTGTCTGTATTTGTTCCAGTGTTCCTATTACTGTATGTCTCGGCAAAGGTGTACCACATGCTGGTTTTAAGGCTGCAGTGGTTCATCTTAAAGGCAGCGCGGATATCATTTTTTCTGGGCCCTGAAATGAGTACAGCATCTTTGGCTTCAAGGTAGACAAAGGTAACCCATGTAACATTTTATGGAGGGGGTTTGGCCAATGAGCATGTCATACGCAGCAGGAAGATTGTCAGGTGCGGGTGGCTTTGGGGCACTTATTATTGAAGAAATTACAGCGTATATCTTTCACGATGGATATTACACAAAGCAGGGATGGTTGTCAAGGCATGGTGCGGGTAGGCTGTCAGCAAAAGATGGCTCCCAGGAACATGGGAGAATGTGCAACATGTTTATATAGGACTAAGCCAGCATCTGATATGCTTTTCTCTTTACCGAGAGGCTGCCATTTTCATAAAATACATCAACCCTCTTATATTTTGTATGAGCAATTTGCATCCTGTTGTGTTCTCTCCAATATTGTCTTTTGTAACAGTTATGTAATGTGAAGAATATTGGATTTGGTCACGGAGGAAGAAAGTACAATCAATTAGCCACAAAGTATTCTAATTTCTCTTCCAAGGAATGATACAGATGTCTACAGAATGTCCTCCCAAATGCTGGATTTTTGCATTtagatataaaatatataaaaactcATAGAGGAAACAGTTTCATACTGATTACACATCTGAAATGCAAGTTAGCTCACAAGAGTAAATTATTCCTTTCCAAAGTCAAGAGGTTACTCTTGTTAAATTGTCTCCAGTGAACCTGTTTCAAGGCCTTAACCAAAGCCCATTAAAGCCaggggaaagactcccattatcCCAACTGGTTTTAGATTAGGTCCTTAGATCGTAGCATATTGTAGAAAAAAATCTCAGATGTTTTATtataaatgtcaattttttttctccaaactCAGCACCTTATGCAGAGCTAACCTCAAAAACACAGAAATCCAGAGATCCACACTGTTAGGAGGACAGCTGAATATCTTCATGCCTACATTTTCAATGTGGAGGTTTGTGGTATTATGATAGGCTATTATCAGCCTTCCTGACTTGTACCTTTTTCTTGCTCTGCAGTGGAGATTGGATGGTAAAGCTTTGGACTTGTGTTGGGAAAGTAGACAAGTTTACAAAATGAGGGCCATATACTGCCCTTGATCTGCATTCTCAGCTCCCATTTACGTGAATGGGCATTTCACTCACAGTTGAGAGACCTGAGTACAGAATTTTAGTATACCAATTGTATTAGGAACCCACCAATACTTGAGGGGCCAGATTATTCCCTCAGTTACACCTGAGAATGGGATTTTACATTGGCAGAATTTTGCTTTAAGGTGAAGTTCACTCCAGTGCACAGTtcaccacttaaatcccactttaaGTAGCATGGATAGCCACTCTGCACTGCGGTGAATTTCACTCTAGCGAGGGTGAAAATGAGACAGTACCCTTAATTTCCAGCAACATAATTAAAGGCACAACATGTCTTCAAATCACTATGTAAATAAACCATGAAATCCTCATTAGGTAATTCAGTTTGAagatatatatgtgtatatgtatatgagGTCATATTGTAAATAATTGTAAATCAGTAAATAGGAAACCAATACTGTAAAAGCTTTGGATATTTTCTTGAATTGTACATTACCTCATATTTTTTTTTGCTCTGGAATTTTATTTGATGTAAAAAGATA
Coding sequences within:
- the MC5R gene encoding melanocortin receptor 5, giving the protein MNSSYQLHIQELNLSTFGSNFTVPTVKNKSSPCEQVVIAVEVFLILGIISLLENILVICAIVKNKNLHSPMYFFVCSLAVADMLVSVSNAWETITIYLINNKHLIIEDAFVQHIDNVFDSMICISVVASMCSLLAIAVDRYVTIFYALRYHNIMTVKRSGLIIACIWTFCTGCGIIFILYYESTYVIICLITMFFTMLFLMVSLYIHMFLLARTHVKRIAALPGYNSVHQRTSMKGAITLTMLLGIFIVCWAPFFLHLILMISCPQNLYCVCFMSHFNMYLILIMCNSVIDPLIYAFRSQEMRKTFKEIICCYSLRTACGLPSKY